TTGGCCGCCTTGAAAGCTGTCCAGAAATGTTCATTGAGCTGGGAAATCCCTTCTTCTGAGAGTTCACCTGTCGCACGAAGTACCATGTCTAAAGAGGTAGGGAAACCTCCAGGACGAATCGTGGATTCATTCTCTGCAACATCACCTAAGCTCACTATGGGTTTTCCGACAATCACTGCATGAGGCTCTAACTTGGAAGCATAATATAGGGCACCAAAGGTTCCCATTGATAAGCCCGACAAGATTAACTGGTCACTTGTAAAGCCCAATTCATCTAAACAATGACGGATGACTTGAATTAGCTTTTGCTCAAGCTCTTCTGAGCCGAGATAGAAAGCTCCCCCCTCAGAACGCGGATCTCCAATCAGCAAGAAAGGCGATCCCAAATTGTTCATCATCCAGTAGCCCTCAAAACCTTCTGCCGGACGATAGCCAGAGAAATAAATATTGAGAGGTGGCTTCAAATCGCCAGGATGGAAGTAGTAAATCAACTCCTCCCGATTTTTATCCACAACACGATTTCCACCAACCAACAAGTCCCCATATCCCAAATGAGACTGGCGATGGTGGAAAGGTCCAATTTTCACAATGCCTTGCCCTTTTGCTTGAATGCTGACACTTAGGTAATAAGAATCGCTGGTATCCAAAACGAGAGGCTGATCAAAAGTTTCTTTATCATAAATCCACTCTTGCATGGGAGAGCTTCCAACTGGGTAGCCTTTGATGACATAACGAAGCAAGCAATCGTCCGAGTGCCTGAACTCTGGCCACAAATCCAAAGGAGTATCTCCACTCAAAAAAATATTGTACTGATAAGTCGCTATAGTTTTGTACTCCTCACCAAATTCCCCACACAGACGGAGATAGTTGGTTCCTTCATAGTCAATCTGACCCTTAAAAGAAGGATTAATCGTCAAGTGATTGACACTGAGCTTGGTACCACTTTGCTGAGAAGAAAAGCCTCTAGAGAATAGATACAACATCTGAGCGGGATCTTCAAAAACAGACTTGACCGCCTTTTTGCGCATAAGGAATCTGTCCAAGGTTCTCGTAGTAATCTGACAGCGCTCATGGTAAAACAAGCGATAAACCTGAATCAGACTATCCAATACTGTAATGTACTCAAAATGTTCGACAGTATCTACCAAGACAACATCATAGGGTTTGACAGGCTTGGGTTTCTTCAGCCTATCTTGCTTTAAAATACCAATATCTTCTGGCAAGAGAGACATGATGTCTCCTGGCTTTACAAATGTCCATGCGATATTACTAGGAATTTCATATTGATCTTGCCAATTCTCATCGGCAATCTGTAGGACACTAATTCTCTTCATTTAGCTTTAATTCCTTTATCGTATTTTTCCACATTTCGACAATTTCACCCCTTGTGTACTCCTCAATCTTCTTAACCGAATGTACCAAAGATTGGTTCCAATGCTCCAAATCTGTGAGATAGTACAAGAGGGCGTCTTTCAGGCTGGAAATATCATCCATGATCCAACCATTTTCACCGTGTTTGACATAAGAAGAACTATACAAATTCACTTGAGGAATCCCTCCACTGATACCTGCAATTTGGGTTCGGATATCGGCCGGACTTCCCAAGTCCAAGATGATACGAGCATACTGCAAGGCTTTGGCCAAATCAGTATCACTCTGAATCACTACAGTATCAATCCGTTCGCGAACAATCTCCTCTTCATCATCAAGAACTCGGTTCTCACCTCTCGCTCTTTTCTCTTTATCAACAAAAATCAAGTCTTGTTCATATTCTGGCTTAAGTGATAGATAGCTTTCTAGCACCTGCTTTATATAGTCCTCTCGACCAAAATCCTGACTCTGCGTCCCAACCAATAAGTCAATCCACTCATGTTGCAACATCATATCAAACAAGGAAGTAAAGACATATTGAAGATGATGTTCTGGTAAAGTATCGAAATTGACATAGATAATCAACTCTTTTTTCCGCTGACTATGCCCAAGATTCAACTGTGTGTCATAAGGTGGAATCTCATAATAAGCAGGAAGTTGCTCTTCTTCTACTTCCCCTACTTGTTCTGCAATCTTCACGATTTTATCCAAGCTATCTACCACAAAAAATGGGGTATCTTTTAAATCAGAGAATAATTGTTCTGTATTCGTAATCGGATAACGATTGCCAAAGAAGGACAGAACAACAAGATGGTCCTTCTTAATCTGTTGGAAAAAATGATTATGCTGCACATCTGCTGAAACAATAATCGAATCATCCTTGGTTAAAACAGAAGCCAAATGCTGCTCTAGCTTTTCTTTAACAAGCTCTTCAATATTCTGATAGACACCCTTAGCAAATGTGCCCTGTGCTTCAGGATTGATAATGACCTGCTGGTTATCAGCTGTCAAAAACTCTCTAAATTGCCATACACCATTCGAATTCAGATAGTCCTGATAATAAGGCTGATTATGCTCAAAGTAGATAATACTGGAGACAAAGCCACGGTCATCAAAGACAAGCTGGTGGTCTATCTGATTATTTTCAAAATAGGTAATATCAAAAATATTACCTATTTGCGAAAAATTAATCTGAGCATGAGGCAGGTGATCCACATGAACATCCACAATAAAAGGAGTATAAAAGATTTCTGCTCCCTGAGGCCATTTCAAATCATCCAAACGAATCTTTCGTGCTGGCACATCTGTCAGACCTTGTATGCTATCAAATAGATTCCACATGTCTTCTGATGAGATTCTCTGTCGATAAAAGAAGGTCCGAATATGAGGTGAATAATTCAAAATCAGGATAGAGTTGGACTCGCCTGATTGTTGAAACATCCGCAGTAAATTTACGGCATCATCAAACATCATATTTTTCGTTGCATGATAGAAAGGTAGGGCGGTAGAATACCATTTTCGATCTTGTTTATACCAGGAAGGTACAAAGTAAAACATATCCTTCTATTCTCCTTTAAGTTCTAATTCTCTATGATAATAAGTCCCAATTCTCAAGATTCGTATTTCTTCGCGCAAAGGCATAAGCATACTAATCAGAATAACTAGCGTGCTGGGCAAGGTCAAAAAGAAACTCGGCAAAGGCAAGAAGAAATTAACAAAATAGGGCAGACCGACATACAAGATTAGATAGATCGCTCCTATATTTGCTTGTAAAGAAATATAGTGTTTTAACACTTTTAAGGTTTCTTTCCCAGGCTGAATATAGTCAAAGTATTCTCCCTGACGCTGCAAGCGCTTAGCAGTCTCTTCCGGTTCCAAATTGATATAGGCAAACAAAATAGCCAAGAGGTAAATTGCAACTAGGTAAATTAGGAGACTCAGAGGTTTTGTAAAGTCAAATACATTCCCAATTTTTACTGAAAATCTTTTTCCCGTCCAGTCTACTAATAATTGGAACAACATCAAGACACTTGTTGCATACATGATGGGCATACCGCCAGAGGGAGTGAACTTAATCGGCAAATAAGATTTATCATTGTAACGACTGCTTAACATGATCCGATTAAGAGGCAATCGTATCTCCGCTTTCTCACATACAACAGCAACAAAAGTCAAAAGAAGATAAGCGATCACCGCAGCAACTAACATCATTCCGCCTCGGAGAGAAGACAGAGATTGACCAATCAAGATGATTAATTGATTGGCAAACTGAAGCAAAATCCCTGAGATAATGATGATGGTTGACCCGCCCACTCCCTTACGAGTATTGAGACTTGATAACCAGATAATGATAAAGCTCCCTGTCACAACTGTGGTTAAAACTGCTGCATTATAGAGCCAGTCATCCACGAGAAGTAGAAAACGACCATTTCCTCTATAAGCGGTGTACATAATAGCAAGTCCCTGCACAATCGCAAAGAACAAGGTGAGCATTTTCTGAAAGAAATCCGTCTTTTTGAGAGACCAAGATTGTATATTCCAGCTTTTCTTTAGGTTCATGACTTGCCACACAATCATGGTTGTAATCCAAGGCCCTAAGCCTAGAGAAAATACTGAAATCTGTGAGACATCAATCCCTGCCAAAAAATACAAAGAAGCCAAGGGATTGCCTTCCTTCATCCCTAAACCTTCTATACTACTGTTGTAGCCCGGAAGTAAAATATGTCTCCCTAATACATAGATAGCAATGATAAACATTGTAAAGAAGACTCTTTTTATAAAAACATTCTGACGCTTCTTTTTCTTAAGACCAAAGTGCTCCATTTATTATCCTTTATCTGTATTTTGGACTTACCTAGAGCCCTCTTTTTCACATACAAAGCTGTCTTTTAAGCTAAAGACTTAAGAAAGCAAGCCCATTCCATAGAATTATAGATAAGGAATCAACTTGCTTTCTATATTTGATTACAAAATAGGGGAGGTTCGTCCTTTACTCAAAATCTGATCGAATTTTTTCCACCATTTCCTGATAATTTTCATGTGAAAATACTTGCTCTGAAATCCCTTCGGTTTGAACATTATCAAAGGCGTAAACAGGCTTACCAGACTCTTGAAACTCCCTAATCACAGTGTCGAATTTCTGGTCATGGTTGATATCTAGATAAATGTCACTGCTCGCAAGTAGATCTTTTAAAGGATAGGGTAAAATCACAGGGTGCAAGCGAACATTTTCATAAGCCATCAGCTTGAGTAACTTATCAGACATCTGTGTATAGGCAGCAATATGAAACAGGCAGTTTGGCAATGCTTTCACTAAATATTCAATTCCCTCTAACCTATCCGAGTTTGTCAAGGTTACACAGCGGAGAGCAAAGCCTTCATCTATCTGTTTAATAGCTTTCTCGACACCAAATTCATCTGTCTCGATAATGGTCGACCAATCAAGAGAATTGTAAAACCACCATACTTCACGCAGACGCATGTTGGAAACAGTGTTCCATGGTTTTTGACCAGAAATATAATGCAAAACAGCAGGCAGTGGGGAAAGCGGAATTTCGAAAATCCAGTCATGCTTATCTAGCGCAGCTCCCATGTCAAAGCCGATTTGAAAATTGTAAGTATCTTCCAAATCAAGCTTTTTGCCCTCAAACATCAAATTCAAGATAGACTGATCACCTTCAGTAAAATTGGCTAATTCCCTATCTGTCAACTCAACCAATTGCTGAGCCATATTTTCTTCACGCCAACGCTTATTATTGATGAGCATCACTCCAGAATTAAAGCCCAAGCCTACTCCATACGTCGCACGAATCGTTGCTACATAATAATCCTCCAGATCCATCTCAAAAAGATGATCCAGATTTCGTGTCACAACAATATCACAATCTAAATATAAGACTCTATCTGCTTCAACATAGTTCGGTATAAAATAGCGCCCGTAAGCCATGTAGTTGATGTGAGCATAAGTTCCAGCTTCCCATTTCGATTTCACTTGATCGTCAATCTGATCATTAAACAATTTCACATCGTTCAACTGACTACCAGCTGCTTCTACCTTCTGACGCGTATAGTAAAACCATTCTTGAGGAATGTCCTGATTGAAAACATAAATATCTAAATTTTTATGATGACAGCAAAGAGATTTTATTGTCGTTTCAATCTGTCTGATATACCCATAATCTCCCGAAACCACAACGGCTTTTTTCTTTCCCAAAACACTACTCCCACTATGTTTATAATATTCTCTAAAAAATCACTATTAGGGCTCATTATACCATAAATTCCGCCTTTATTCAAACTCCTTCTTGGAAGCTAGACCTAACTTTGTGTAGCCTTACAATAGAGGTAAAAACTAAGCAGGCAAAAGAAGAAAGCTTGCTATAAACTCTTCTAATATATCCATCCTTTTAAAATCAGACAGCCACCACCTGTAACGTCTTTAAATAGGTGCTGATCATCCTATCAAAACTTATAGAATTAGGCTATCCCAAAGAATTAGCAGGTATTTTCTTGAGAAAAATGAGAGTGGAACAGAAATCGGTAATTCGTTAGAATTCGATTTCGTCGTCCCACCTCCGCACAGTTGAGTAGGGCTGTAAAAGCTGATGAAATCAGTGTAGTAGAGTCCACTCAACCACTGCGTCTTGCTCGACAATCCAAAGACAATTGAGAGGCTAGGACTTTTGTCCCAGCCTCATCTTACCCTACTTACATCACTTAGTTATTATGCACCCGATTCATGTATTCGGTATAGGATTCCGTCTGCATCAGTTCCTTGGCATTTTTGACCCGCTCGGCAGTTGGGGGCTTCACCCCTTCCAGTGAATAAGGAATGCCCAGCTCCCGCCATTTAAACTCTCCCATCGTATGATAAGGTAAGATTTCAAACTTATCAACATTCTTGAGTGTTTTGACAAATTTACCTAGCTCAATCAAATCATCATCACGGTCCGTCAAGCCTGGCACCAGAACGTGACGAATCCACACTGGCTTCCCGATATCTGAGAGGTATTTTGCACAGGCCAAGATGTTTTTATTCGTCTGGCTGGTCACGATTCTATGCTGTGCTTCATCAATTTCCTTGATATCCAGCAAAACCAAATCCGTCACCGCCATCAGTTTATTAAACTTTTCTAGATAACGAGGCGTGTTTCTAAAAGGCAGAGCGCAAGTATCCAGCGTACAATGAATCCCCAGTTCTTTGGCCTTAGTAAAGAAGGCAATCAAAAAGTCGATTTGCAGAAGTGCTTCTCCCCCGCTGACTGTAATGCCGCCTTTATTACCCCAGAAACCTTTGTAACGAAGAGCTTCTTGTAGGACATCATCCACGGTCCGCAACTGAGATTTATTGGTCTCCATCTCCCAAGTATCTGGATTGTGGCAATATTGACAACGCATATGACAGCCCTGCAAAAAGACGATGAAGCGGATACCGGGTCCGTCCACAGCCCCAAAACTCTCCGTAGAGTGCACCATTCCCGTTACTTTTCCATAATCAATAGCTTCTTCAACCATAATAACCCTCTCGCACTTGAAAACGTTTTATTTTATCTATATTATATCACTATTTGACTAAAAATAGATAGATTCTGCCTATTTTTTAGAAAACAAACTGTTTTTCAATTTCATTTTCATTGTGTTACAACAGATAGGATTTTCAGTTTGTCTAAAAATTACCACTCTCCGTTTCCAGCTTTCTCCATAAAAAAGCCGCCCTAGGGGCGACCTTTTCGGAGATTGTTATGAAAAAAAGGTGCGGAACTATAGCTATAACAGCTGCTCATCTGTTAAACTAAAGGACTCCTTCTATCAAATAAAGTTAAGAGGTCTTCATTTGATGCTTCTAGTATACTGCACCATACTTAAAAGAAGCTTAAGCTGGTTTTAATCATTATTTTACCAGAATAGCCAAGGTTTCGTATGGCTGCAGGGTCATGGTCGTTGCTACCATTGGCTCCTCATAATTCGAAATCAGTACCTGCCTAATTTGATAATATCTAAAAATGCTCTATCTTCTATCTCTCCGACGGCCGCCAGTTTCAATACACGGAAAGCCGACACAAATTAGATAAATTTCGCTTTGTGGATTTTGCTACACGGCAAAAAGAATGAAGTCGCTGATGCAGCGAGCATCAAAAATCTCCTCTGTCAGCTAAAATCTAGCGATCAGAGGAGTTTTCCTGTTCTTTGGTTTATTTTTTAGTTTTTTATATTTAGGAGATGATATGAAAAATGTATGAAATTCTTATACGAGAATCTATTTCTTGCTTCTATTGCTACTACTGGTTAGGCTACTTATTTGAGCTTGGAGCGGATGAATGATCCCTTATAATTTACTTTAACTTTATATGTCATTGGACTGCCCTCATTTCTTATTTGTTGAGACTAGTATAAGACTTTCAGCTTAAGCATTCCTTATAAAAATCTTGCGGAAAACTTAAAAAGAAGCTGAATTATTTTTCAGCTTCTTCATTTTCTTCAATGATTTCAGATATTTCCACTTTCACCTTGGTGACACGGCCATTCTTGACCTTGTCATTGGTCAAAATCAGTTTTTTATTCTGACTTTCCACTTCATAGCTGAGCCGTTCTGTTGGATTTGGAATGGTCCCAACACCAGTCAGATAATAACCAGCAATGGTGTCCACATCATCACTATCGATTTCAACTTCAAAGTATTCATTAAAGTCATTGAGGGTCATTGTTCCTAAAACAATGTAGGTATTCTCACCGATTTCATGAACTTCGATGGCAACCTTGTCTGTCTCATCGTCAATCTCACCGACAATCTCCTCCAAGAGGTCTTCCAGTGTAACCAAACCTGCCATACCACCATACTCATCCAACAGAATCGCCATTTGATTTTGGGTATTCCGGAGAGATTTGAGCAAATCATCTACAAAAATCGTTTCAGGTACAAAGAGTGGCTCTTGCAGAATCTTACGCAGAACAATATTGTCAAAACCATTTACAAAGCCTTCATTCAATAGACGTTTTGTGTGAATGAGACCAATGACATTGTCCTTGTCGCCATCATAGACAGGAATCCGCGAAAAACTCTGCTTGAGAATGCTTTTGATGATTTCTTGAGTATCGTCCTGAATATCCACCATAAAGGCATCCGTCCGCGGTACCATGAGTTCACGCGCCATCAGCTCATCCAGCGAGAAAATACCCTGCAACATTTCGATTTCGTCTGCATCCAGCGTCTCCTCGCTCTTAGTCAACATGTACTCAATCTCATCCCGCGTCATCTTTTCGTCTGCATCGTCGAACTGCATCGGCGTAATCCGACTAAGGAGATTAGTCGAAGCTGAGAGCAACCAAACGAAAGGACTGACGATTTTCCCTAGGAAGATAATCACAGGTGCGGTACGAATGGCTAAACTGTCCTTGAGATTCATGGCAATCCGCTTAGGATAAAGCTCGCCTAAAACAATGGAAATATAGGTCAAAAGAGCAAGAGCCAAGAAACTAGCAACTGCATGTGCTGTTTTGGAATCACCCATCCAAGAAGCAAAGATTTTCCCTAGATTGTCCGCAAAGCTTGCCCCCGACAGGATATTGATGACGGTGATACCGACCTGAATCGTTGACAGAAAGTTATTGGGACTTTCAAGAACTTTTAATAAACGAATGTATTTGGCATCGCCTTCCTCGGCTTTCTGCTCGACGCGAGCTCGATTGAGTGATACCATCGCCATCTCAGAAGCTGAGAAAAAGGCATTTAGTAAGGTTAAAACAAATAGCAGTATTGCTTGCAATAAAATACTCTGACTGCCAGGGTCTTCCATGGATTCTTCTCCTAAAATTATGATCAACCTTGATTATAACATATTTTAGGATTCGTGCACAAGGATTTATTGGAAAGCGTTTTGCATCTTAATTCTCCAAATCCTGCAAGACTTTTTCTAGCCGAGAAATAGCTCCGACAGGTAGGGCTGTCTTGGGATATTTCTGATTGAAGGCCAGCAGGAAGTTTAATCGAACCTGCATTCTTTCACGAATGAGCTGTCTGTACTTGTCGTCAAAGTTTGGAACAGCATAACCCTTATAATCTAGGTACTCAAAACCTTCCAAAGGACCAAAAGTCTTAAATTGAGCCTTGCCGTCTACAATCTGCTCGATAACGTCTAAAGATACTTCCTTTGAAATACCTTTGCCCATATAAAAACCAGTATTGATAATGTAGCAAGCGACTCCCGATTCAAATAAACGACGGAATTTCCGATAATCTTCCACCAGTGGATAAACTCGGAAAGGGTTGGCATAAGGCTCAATAACCAAGTCTTCGTGCAAGCCAGTGACATTCTCGGCATTGGAGCGCTTAGTCATCAGGGTGCAGCCCATTGTGGAAGCCATCAGCGGATCATTGATCTTAACCAGAGGCGGTAGAGAGTCATCTTTCATAATCCAGAAGATAGCGTTGATGGGCTCATCAATCCGATCTACTCGATTTGGAGTCGCAAAGCGCGATTTAACAGTCCGTCCATTCCCGTTACGGATGTCCTCAGTCACTAGCTTTTTCCGCCCATTTTCATCCAGCGTCACTCCGCAGTTCTGCACAGTGACAAAGAAATCCTGCTCACTATGACCTGTAGGGTAGTCATTTGTCTTGTCAAAATAAGACGGCTCGAGGGCAATAGAGGAGCCATCCTTAATCGAGATAATGAAGGCATCGTCATGGAGAACCTTGATATCATATTTATGGTCATGCTTGGCATGCGTCAATGTGGATTTTCCTGAACCGGATAGACCAAAGAAAGATGCAACATAGTCTTCTTTTTCCGTCTTCTGCTTGAAGATTTTCAGACCTCCGTGGCAGGCAACATAGCCATTTCTAGCAGCCGTTCCCCAGGCTAAAGTCAAGGTTGCCTTTTTCAGCTCCCCGAAATAGTTTAAGCCCAGAATAACGGCGCAATTATGATTGGTATCAAAATAAACCAAACCTTCTGGATAGTCTGGATGCTTCCACTTGGGATCAAAAAAGACAAAGATATCATTCTCTTCGTACTTTTTAGAAGCTCGTAGGCGGTTCTTAAATTCCTCATCCAAAATCTGGAAATTCAAGAGCCAAGAATAAAGATTATTGATTTCTTCCTGAGGCACCATCAGGTGGGCGCAAACCATGAAGTCCTCATCCAGCCCTACAACTGCATCTGCCTTATAAAAGGTTCTCTGATGTGCTTGGTAAACAGCACTACGAACCAGAAATAGCAAATGCTCGTCTTCCTGACAGTCTCTGCCATAAATCCGTCTAGCCTTAGCAGTTCGGCCGACAACCGCCCCCGAATTAGTCAATAAAACGCGGGCATAGGAAGGAAGCCCCAGCTCCTTAGTATGAATCACCGGCATGTCCAGCACAACCGTTCCAGCAGCTACCGAAGCCAGTTGATAGGCTTCTTCTACTGTCTTGATTGCCTGCACCTGATTCTCATAAAAGGCTGTCTCTACAATGGTCTTCAAGGACGAAAAATAAGAAGAATCTTTTCTTATTTCTTGCGGAGAAAATTTACGACGTGTTACCATAACGATACCTCCTTTATGCTATTACTATTATTTTAGCATAAATATTCAATTATGCACGCTAAAAAATGCAGTAAAAAAGAGTCTGGGACAAAAGTCCTAGCCTCTCAATTGTCTTTGGATTGTCGAGTAAGACGCAGTGGTTGAGTGGACTCTACTGCGCTGATTTTATCAGCTTTTACAGCCCTACTCAACTGTGCGGAGGTGGGACGACGAAATCGAATTCTAACGAATTACCGATTTCTGTCCCACTCTCCTATTTCTTTATAATACCAAATTCTTCATTCTTCTTTTGTTGCTGAGCTTCCTTGTGATTGTCATAAAGGTTGGCAAGGAATTTCACGATTTCCTTGAGGATAGAGTAGGTCGGAATCGCTACAATCATGCCCATAATACCATAGATATTACTTGAAAGAAGCAAGAGAACCATAATCGTAATAGGGTGCACCTTCATAACGCTCCCAACAATACGAGGATAGAGGATATTTCCATCAATCTGCTGGATAATCAACATATAGATCAAGGCCACCAACATTTTATGAGGATCGGTAAAAAAGTAGGTGATTAGCATGGGAATCAAGCCGATACTAGGCCCCACATAAGGAATTAAGTTAGCCAGAGCTGAGAAAATCGCAAAGACCAAGGCATACTTGAGTCCAATGACACTGTAACCAATATATGCTAAGGTTCCAATCAGCAAGGCATCAATCGAAATACCACTGATATAACGGGCAACCGTCGCATTGAGATTGGTCAAGAGACTAGATATATTTAGCTTATCGCGCTTGAGAACAGTCCGCTCCAGCATAGGCAAAAGCTTGTGTCCATCCATCAGGAAGTAGACCAAAAAAATCGGGGTCATGATGAGAATCATGAGGGTATTGATGACAGCAGACACTACACTACCCAGACTATTGGTAACACTATTTAAAATATTTTGCAGAATATCTACATAGGACAGATTGAGTTGCTGGATAGTAGACTGAATATTTAAACTCTTAAACAAAGGATTTTTGGATAATTGATTGACAAAACTCTGGATTTCCCAATAGAGATTTTGCGTTGAATTAATCAAGCTGGATAGCTGGTTAATCAAAATTGGCAAGAGGTAGATTACTCCGACCGTCACTAGACCAAAGAGCAGAAAAAGAGTGATTAAAATCCCGAAAATTCGATTGATTTTCAACTTTTTTTCGAGCAGTGTCACCAGAGGATTTGTGATATAGTAGAGAAATCCTCCCATAACAAAGGGAATTAAAATCGTATTGATAACGCTCACCACCGGCGTAATCATATCTCCCATCTGGCGCCAGATGAAAAAGATAATCGTCAGCAGCAAAACTTCACTGGTCCAAAACATTAATTTACTTTTATGAAACATCTTTACTCTCCTCCAAGTTATTTTACCATAATTTATCATAAAATAAAGGTGATTTCATAAAAGAAAGAATAAAAATGGAAACATTATTCAGTTCGAAGAATTTGGCTAGTCAGAAAAGATCACGCAATTTAAAATCTAAATCAGACAAGTAAAAAATCACCTGAAAGCAACAGCTGAAAAGCGGAATTTTTCAAGTGATTTTTGCTATTACCTCCATCAGGAAGCAAGGAATACAATTAAGAATGTAAAAATGTTTGAACCCGTAAACAGGTCATTATCCTTTAATCGGGATTGAAATCTCAATCAAACTATTGGTATAGATTGTCCGAATGGCAGAAGAGTCAATATTCTTTTGGTCAATTTTTCGCTTTAAAAAGAATTCTCTAATTTTTTCAATTTCTTGCTCTCTGATTGCGCGATGCTTATTTGAAATGAGAATTTCATAATGGGTGGGTGCTTCTGTGAAAATAACATCGCTATTTCCAGCAGAGTAAACCTCTACCAGCGTTGCATCCGTACTTTCCAACTGATTTTTTACTAGTTCTGCATGGGTATTCGTCGTATTTATAAGCTTCATTCATTTGCCTCCTACCTTAAATCGTCGCTATTATTATAACACGTTTTTCAGGAATTGTGAATGATTGCCTGTAATTTATATCATTTTAAATATAGCAGGCTAGTTATTCTGATATTTACGCTTCCACTGCTCAATTCCCCATTTATGACTGCCACGTTTCAATTTTTCAATGGCAAGATC
This genomic window from Streptococcus cristatus AS 1.3089 contains:
- the asp2 gene encoding accessory Sec system protein Asp2, which gives rise to MKRISVLQIADENWQDQYEIPSNIAWTFVKPGDIMSLLPEDIGILKQDRLKKPKPVKPYDVVLVDTVEHFEYITVLDSLIQVYRLFYHERCQITTRTLDRFLMRKKAVKSVFEDPAQMLYLFSRGFSSQQSGTKLSVNHLTINPSFKGQIDYEGTNYLRLCGEFGEEYKTIATYQYNIFLSGDTPLDLWPEFRHSDDCLLRYVIKGYPVGSSPMQEWIYDKETFDQPLVLDTSDSYYLSVSIQAKGQGIVKIGPFHHRQSHLGYGDLLVGGNRVVDKNREELIYYFHPGDLKPPLNIYFSGYRPAEGFEGYWMMNNLGSPFLLIGDPRSEGGAFYLGSEELEQKLIQVIRHCLDELGFTSDQLILSGLSMGTFGALYYASKLEPHAVIVGKPIVSLGDVAENESTIRPGGFPTSLDMVLRATGELSEEGISQLNEHFWTAFKAANFSKTRFIVSYMQHDDYDSTAYPDMLEELGKRPYRVNIISKGLTGRHNDDTQGVVEWFFNQYKALLVNNFERKFDS
- the asp1 gene encoding accessory Sec system protein Asp1; this translates as MFYFVPSWYKQDRKWYSTALPFYHATKNMMFDDAVNLLRMFQQSGESNSILILNYSPHIRTFFYRQRISSEDMWNLFDSIQGLTDVPARKIRLDDLKWPQGAEIFYTPFIVDVHVDHLPHAQINFSQIGNIFDITYFENNQIDHQLVFDDRGFVSSIIYFEHNQPYYQDYLNSNGVWQFREFLTADNQQVIINPEAQGTFAKGVYQNIEELVKEKLEQHLASVLTKDDSIIVSADVQHNHFFQQIKKDHLVVLSFFGNRYPITNTEQLFSDLKDTPFFVVDSLDKIVKIAEQVGEVEEEQLPAYYEIPPYDTQLNLGHSQRKKELIIYVNFDTLPEHHLQYVFTSLFDMMLQHEWIDLLVGTQSQDFGREDYIKQVLESYLSLKPEYEQDLIFVDKEKRARGENRVLDDEEEIVRERIDTVVIQSDTDLAKALQYARIILDLGSPADIRTQIAGISGGIPQVNLYSSSYVKHGENGWIMDDISSLKDALLYYLTDLEHWNQSLVHSVKKIEEYTRGEIVEMWKNTIKELKLNEEN
- the secY2 gene encoding accessory Sec system protein translocase subunit SecY2; amino-acid sequence: MEHFGLKKKKRQNVFIKRVFFTMFIIAIYVLGRHILLPGYNSSIEGLGMKEGNPLASLYFLAGIDVSQISVFSLGLGPWITTMIVWQVMNLKKSWNIQSWSLKKTDFFQKMLTLFFAIVQGLAIMYTAYRGNGRFLLLVDDWLYNAAVLTTVVTGSFIIIWLSSLNTRKGVGGSTIIIISGILLQFANQLIILIGQSLSSLRGGMMLVAAVIAYLLLTFVAVVCEKAEIRLPLNRIMLSSRYNDKSYLPIKFTPSGGMPIMYATSVLMLFQLLVDWTGKRFSVKIGNVFDFTKPLSLLIYLVAIYLLAILFAYINLEPEETAKRLQRQGEYFDYIQPGKETLKVLKHYISLQANIGAIYLILYVGLPYFVNFFLPLPSFFLTLPSTLVILISMLMPLREEIRILRIGTYYHRELELKGE
- a CDS encoding glycosyltransferase; the encoded protein is MGKKKAVVVSGDYGYIRQIETTIKSLCCHHKNLDIYVFNQDIPQEWFYYTRQKVEAAGSQLNDVKLFNDQIDDQVKSKWEAGTYAHINYMAYGRYFIPNYVEADRVLYLDCDIVVTRNLDHLFEMDLEDYYVATIRATYGVGLGFNSGVMLINNKRWREENMAQQLVELTDRELANFTEGDQSILNLMFEGKKLDLEDTYNFQIGFDMGAALDKHDWIFEIPLSPLPAVLHYISGQKPWNTVSNMRLREVWWFYNSLDWSTIIETDEFGVEKAIKQIDEGFALRCVTLTNSDRLEGIEYLVKALPNCLFHIAAYTQMSDKLLKLMAYENVRLHPVILPYPLKDLLASSDIYLDINHDQKFDTVIREFQESGKPVYAFDNVQTEGISEQVFSHENYQEMVEKIRSDFE
- the pflA gene encoding pyruvate formate-lyase-activating protein; protein product: MVEEAIDYGKVTGMVHSTESFGAVDGPGIRFIVFLQGCHMRCQYCHNPDTWEMETNKSQLRTVDDVLQEALRYKGFWGNKGGITVSGGEALLQIDFLIAFFTKAKELGIHCTLDTCALPFRNTPRYLEKFNKLMAVTDLVLLDIKEIDEAQHRIVTSQTNKNILACAKYLSDIGKPVWIRHVLVPGLTDRDDDLIELGKFVKTLKNVDKFEILPYHTMGEFKWRELGIPYSLEGVKPPTAERVKNAKELMQTESYTEYMNRVHNN
- a CDS encoding hemolysin family protein; amino-acid sequence: MEDPGSQSILLQAILLFVLTLLNAFFSASEMAMVSLNRARVEQKAEEGDAKYIRLLKVLESPNNFLSTIQVGITVINILSGASFADNLGKIFASWMGDSKTAHAVASFLALALLTYISIVLGELYPKRIAMNLKDSLAIRTAPVIIFLGKIVSPFVWLLSASTNLLSRITPMQFDDADEKMTRDEIEYMLTKSEETLDADEIEMLQGIFSLDELMARELMVPRTDAFMVDIQDDTQEIIKSILKQSFSRIPVYDGDKDNVIGLIHTKRLLNEGFVNGFDNIVLRKILQEPLFVPETIFVDDLLKSLRNTQNQMAILLDEYGGMAGLVTLEDLLEEIVGEIDDETDKVAIEVHEIGENTYIVLGTMTLNDFNEYFEVEIDSDDVDTIAGYYLTGVGTIPNPTERLSYEVESQNKKLILTNDKVKNGRVTKVKVEISEIIEENEEAEK